One genomic window of Tenacibaculum tangerinum includes the following:
- a CDS encoding DUF6602 domain-containing protein, translating to MAESKKIELKSLFASMQHQMSAQLSANRDNITHSGSKGDALENAWIEWLRKYLPSRYSVDKAIVIDFEGNISHQIDIVIYDNWFTPFIFTQNGFHYIPAEGVYAVFEVKPDISDFSDGKHNIAYAGEKIESVRVLKREAASFINGGIKNSARPLTKILGGILTSTKSGEKSNNNTLIKHFKEQTNLKSIDIGCIADYGSFYIDYSSPKRIIKKFGREQDVTGEITEAGMQPYLEYYENRQYLDSRFSSSENSFVTFFMQLTRHLQQSIGTVPAINLNKYLESINEQIDEDI from the coding sequence ATGGCAGAAAGTAAAAAGATAGAATTAAAGAGTTTGTTTGCAAGTATGCAACACCAAATGTCCGCACAACTTAGTGCTAATAGAGATAATATTACACACTCAGGTTCAAAAGGTGATGCTTTAGAAAATGCTTGGATTGAATGGTTAAGAAAATATTTACCAAGCAGGTATAGTGTAGATAAAGCAATTGTTATAGATTTTGAAGGGAATATTAGCCATCAAATAGATATAGTAATTTATGATAATTGGTTTACCCCTTTCATCTTTACACAAAATGGATTTCATTATATCCCAGCAGAGGGGGTTTATGCTGTTTTTGAAGTGAAACCTGATATTTCAGATTTTTCTGATGGAAAACACAATATTGCGTACGCAGGAGAAAAAATAGAAAGCGTAAGAGTTCTTAAAAGAGAAGCAGCAAGTTTTATCAATGGAGGGATTAAAAATTCAGCAAGACCACTCACCAAAATACTTGGAGGAATATTAACTTCAACAAAATCAGGAGAAAAAAGTAATAATAATACTTTGATTAAGCATTTCAAAGAACAGACAAACTTGAAAAGTATTGATATTGGTTGTATTGCTGATTATGGTAGTTTTTATATTGACTATAGCAGTCCAAAGAGAATCATTAAAAAGTTTGGAAGGGAACAAGATGTTACTGGAGAGATAACAGAAGCAGGGATGCAACCTTATCTTGAATATTATGAAAACAGACAATATTTAGACTCACGTTTTAGTTCTTCAGAAAATTCTTTTGTAACATTTTTCATGCAATTAACAAGACATTTACAACAATCAATCGGAACAGTTCCTGCAATAAACTTAAATAAATATTTAGAAAGTATAAATGAACAAATTGATGAAGATATTTAA
- a CDS encoding Mov34/MPN/PAD-1 family protein has translation MKIINSHKNVSLEYEEDLILKIESLALKHYPNEFGGFLIGYYSDDLKTLVLTDVLSPNEYKSHRILFERSAEGIKEKLLELFKLNEKRYYVGEWHSHPDASSMYSLTDLNAMQSIAESETIRIKNPILLIVSINNQKLKNYTFYLYDNNTLFEYGRK, from the coding sequence TTGAAAATAATTAACTCACATAAAAATGTATCTTTAGAATATGAAGAAGATTTAATCTTAAAAATTGAGAGTCTAGCATTAAAACACTATCCTAATGAATTTGGAGGTTTCTTAATTGGGTACTATTCTGACGATTTAAAAACATTAGTTTTAACAGATGTTTTATCTCCAAATGAGTATAAAAGTCATAGAATATTATTTGAACGAAGTGCAGAGGGAATTAAAGAAAAGTTGTTAGAGTTATTTAAACTCAACGAAAAACGCTACTATGTAGGAGAATGGCATTCGCATCCTGATGCTTCTTCTATGTATAGTTTAACAGATTTAAATGCTATGCAAAGTATAGCAGAAAGTGAAACTATAAGAATTAAAAATCCAATTTTATTAATTGTAAGCATCAATAATCAGAAGTTAAAAAATTACACATTTTATTTATACGACAACAATACACTATTTGAATATGGCAGAAAGTAA
- a CDS encoding ThiF family adenylyltransferase produces the protein MGFHNIEEINNIVSTIPFIDVLEEFKQVGIFLEGKTSVNLEGLNESLNFDVQISPQYPLKSHDSEAIKFINKDLIPYNHVMGDGSICIHTLHSPKLKQKLLADFESLKAWIEKYYINKNIDSHYEHIIINEQPFDDIYYSYQFTDVDYSFSKGEFGQVDLTPLSNGIYKKKPISNFLIKSFQPLKKTIKINSKWSEYYMNFEVKNIGLFLFLEDVPAFHNRFAFSNWLELENYIPTDFLQFLYDFQKRNKKHKNTFLPIFFGYKTVENEIHWISTLVKINEIPTIGIPVIDSKGVKLKGQWESKLINRKINWAITRNSSYKYLFGRGTFCDKITNARILIIGVGAIGSMVAKTLVKCGAKNISIVDYDVKEPENVCRSEYNFSNGLYDKTFELIKTLQENSPFVNVNFHNNNEYFESFIKAFHKDKEAKKEYEKSLNQFDIVFNCSTDSDLMFVLDQLKLSTDLINLSITNHAKDLVCAFYPNIYNYVQNQFINILDNDVNDLYNPTGCWSPTFKASYNNISLLTQYTLKEINRKYEENKPKDNFTLSINSENNTNIKFTQY, from the coding sequence ATGGGTTTTCATAACATAGAAGAAATTAATAATATTGTTTCAACAATTCCTTTTATTGATGTTTTAGAAGAGTTTAAACAAGTTGGAATATTTTTAGAAGGAAAAACATCTGTTAATCTAGAAGGGCTTAACGAAAGCTTGAATTTTGATGTTCAAATTTCCCCTCAATACCCATTAAAATCACACGATTCTGAAGCCATAAAGTTTATTAATAAAGATTTAATCCCGTATAATCATGTTATGGGAGATGGCTCAATATGTATTCACACGCTCCATAGTCCAAAACTAAAGCAAAAGCTACTTGCAGATTTTGAATCATTAAAAGCTTGGATAGAGAAATATTACATTAATAAAAATATAGATTCTCATTATGAACATATCATTATAAATGAACAGCCATTTGACGATATTTATTATTCCTATCAATTTACTGATGTAGATTATTCTTTTTCAAAAGGCGAATTTGGACAAGTAGATTTAACTCCTTTAAGCAATGGTATTTATAAGAAGAAACCAATATCTAACTTTCTAATAAAATCCTTTCAACCATTAAAAAAAACTATAAAGATAAATTCTAAGTGGAGTGAGTATTATATGAATTTTGAGGTTAAGAATATAGGATTATTCCTTTTTCTTGAGGATGTTCCTGCTTTTCATAATCGTTTTGCATTCTCTAATTGGTTAGAATTAGAGAACTATATTCCAACTGATTTTTTGCAATTCTTATATGATTTTCAAAAAAGAAATAAAAAACATAAAAATACTTTTCTTCCAATATTTTTTGGATATAAAACTGTGGAGAATGAAATTCATTGGATTTCTACTCTTGTAAAAATAAATGAAATACCTACAATAGGTATTCCAGTTATAGATTCAAAAGGTGTTAAATTAAAAGGACAATGGGAAAGTAAACTAATTAACCGGAAAATTAATTGGGCTATAACAAGAAACTCATCTTATAAATATTTATTTGGGAGAGGTACTTTTTGTGATAAAATTACTAATGCTAGAATTTTAATCATTGGTGTAGGAGCAATTGGTAGTATGGTGGCAAAAACATTGGTAAAATGTGGAGCTAAAAATATAAGTATTGTAGATTATGATGTAAAAGAACCTGAAAACGTGTGTCGTTCTGAATATAATTTCAGCAATGGACTCTATGATAAGACATTTGAATTAATTAAAACGTTACAAGAAAATTCTCCTTTTGTTAATGTGAATTTTCATAATAACAATGAATACTTTGAATCATTTATAAAAGCATTCCATAAAGATAAAGAAGCTAAAAAAGAATATGAAAAATCTTTAAATCAATTCGATATTGTCTTTAATTGTTCAACAGATAGTGATTTAATGTTTGTATTAGACCAATTGAAGCTAAGTACAGACTTAATTAATCTCTCAATTACTAATCATGCAAAAGATTTAGTTTGTGCGTTCTACCCCAACATCTACAACTATGTTCAAAATCAATTTATTAACATTTTAGATAACGATGTTAACGATTTATACAATCCTACTGGATGTTGGAGTCCCACATTTAAAGCTTCGTACAATAACATAAGTTTACTAACACAATATACTTTAAAAGAGATAAATAGAAAGTATGAAGAAAATAAACCTAAAGACAATTTTACACTTTCTATAAATTCTGAAAATAATACTAATATCAAATTCACTCAATATTGA
- a CDS encoding nucleotidyltransferase family protein: MATDKTQHLQQVLETHRMAHIEKLLDKYKEKRQEVKEALEENYKDKIYNPINSGSYAKHTAINIKFDLDIVVPFKRNSFDTLEEMFNDVFDFLYEKYKDVADVRKQKVSIGIIFDADDNGDEINIDVVAGRELNQDQYAEDHNLNLFVNSQYGLLDEKTYIQTNIQAQIDHIKGKNNDRSIIRLLKIWKTTNNESYKSFF; the protein is encoded by the coding sequence ATGGCTACAGACAAAACACAACATCTCCAACAAGTATTAGAAACACACAGAATGGCACATATCGAGAAATTACTCGATAAATACAAAGAAAAAAGACAAGAAGTTAAGGAAGCCTTAGAGGAGAATTATAAAGACAAAATTTATAATCCTATAAACTCTGGTTCGTACGCAAAGCATACAGCTATCAATATTAAATTTGACTTGGATATTGTCGTTCCTTTTAAAAGAAATTCTTTTGATACATTAGAAGAAATGTTTAATGATGTTTTCGATTTTTTGTATGAAAAATACAAGGATGTAGCAGATGTAAGAAAACAAAAAGTTTCAATAGGAATTATTTTTGATGCAGATGATAATGGGGACGAAATAAATATTGATGTTGTCGCAGGTAGAGAATTAAATCAAGACCAATATGCGGAAGACCATAACCTTAACTTATTCGTCAATTCTCAATACGGATTATTAGACGAAAAAACATATATCCAAACCAATATTCAAGCTCAAATAGACCATATTAAAGGAAAGAATAATGATAGAAGCATTATTCGTTTATTAAAAATTTGGAAAACAACTAATAACGAATCCTATAAATCTTTTTTTTAG
- a CDS encoding NAD(P)H-dependent flavin oxidoreductase, with product MQNRVTKLFNIHYPIVQGGMIWVSGWKLASAVSNAGGLGLIGAGSMYPEILREHIQKCKKATSQPFGVNVPMLYPDIEKIMDIIVEEGVKIVFTSAGNPKTWTSFLKEKGITVVHVVSSVKFALKAEAAGVNAVVCEGFEAGGHNGREETTTFTLIPMVKEQVKIPVIAAGGIGSGRGMLAAMVLGADGVQIGSRFAATIESSAHEKFKQTIVNVKDGDTHVTLKELAPVRLVKNKFYQEVKALYQQNPTIDQLKELLGRARAKRGMFEGDLDDGELEIGQVAGLIHEIKPAKEVLEAIVAEYEQVKKESLF from the coding sequence ATGCAAAACAGAGTTACTAAATTATTTAACATACATTATCCAATTGTTCAAGGAGGAATGATTTGGGTAAGTGGCTGGAAGCTAGCTTCTGCAGTATCAAACGCAGGAGGATTAGGGCTAATCGGAGCAGGTTCCATGTATCCAGAAATACTGCGTGAACACATTCAAAAATGTAAAAAAGCAACCTCTCAACCTTTTGGAGTTAACGTACCGATGCTGTATCCTGATATTGAAAAAATAATGGATATCATTGTGGAAGAAGGCGTAAAAATAGTATTTACTTCTGCAGGAAATCCAAAAACATGGACTTCTTTTTTAAAGGAAAAAGGAATTACTGTAGTACATGTAGTAAGCTCTGTAAAATTTGCACTAAAAGCAGAAGCCGCTGGTGTTAATGCCGTAGTATGTGAAGGTTTTGAAGCAGGAGGTCATAACGGAAGAGAAGAAACCACTACGTTTACCTTAATTCCAATGGTAAAAGAACAAGTGAAAATACCTGTCATAGCAGCAGGAGGAATAGGCTCTGGTAGAGGAATGCTAGCAGCGATGGTATTAGGAGCAGATGGTGTACAAATAGGAAGCCGTTTTGCCGCTACTATTGAATCTTCAGCCCATGAGAAATTCAAGCAAACAATCGTAAATGTAAAAGATGGAGATACGCATGTAACCCTAAAAGAGTTGGCGCCCGTTCGTTTGGTGAAAAATAAGTTTTATCAAGAAGTGAAAGCGTTATATCAGCAAAATCCAACCATAGATCAATTAAAGGAATTGCTAGGACGTGCCCGTGCCAAACGCGGAATGTTTGAAGGCGATTTGGACGATGGAGAGCTAGAAATAGGTCAAGTAGCAGGATTAATTCACGAAATTAAACCAGCGAAAGAAGTTTTAGAAGCTATTGTTGCCGAGTACGAACAAGTAAAAAAAGAGTCGTTGTTTTAA
- a CDS encoding toxin-antitoxin system YwqK family antitoxin: MKKIMLLCIVFISIHGYAQKDSIASYLDREFKITSNKNDAKYIETSVKREKLWELTLYYRDGKIFRKWFSKNNSRNKPVGKYLAFHRNGKISKRSFYNDNGELEGKILTLFDNGNRNYTGFHKDGIPSGLWKYYHYNGNLAAKFYYDINGDIEKYVLFNEKGEELKDDTYTKFIKPVFKNGKGEFNSRMSYLIDNISYAINTIIYVNFIIDIDGSIRDVWIANTIPEKLRNEITDFFESIKGWKPAVEMNRKIPYKYDIALNFSTRVIDQD, translated from the coding sequence ATGAAAAAAATAATGCTATTATGTATCGTATTCATCAGTATTCATGGATACGCACAAAAAGATTCTATTGCTAGTTATTTAGATAGAGAGTTTAAGATAACGTCCAATAAAAACGATGCTAAATATATTGAAACCAGCGTAAAAAGAGAAAAGTTATGGGAACTAACACTTTACTATAGAGATGGTAAAATTTTTAGAAAATGGTTTTCAAAAAATAATAGCAGAAATAAGCCTGTAGGCAAATACCTAGCGTTTCACCGAAATGGAAAAATATCAAAGCGGTCTTTTTATAATGATAATGGAGAATTAGAAGGAAAAATACTCACACTATTTGATAATGGAAATAGAAATTATACAGGTTTCCATAAAGACGGGATTCCATCAGGGCTATGGAAATATTACCATTACAATGGCAATCTAGCAGCAAAATTTTATTACGATATAAATGGTGATATAGAAAAGTATGTATTGTTTAACGAAAAAGGAGAAGAACTCAAAGACGATACTTATACAAAGTTTATAAAGCCTGTTTTTAAAAATGGCAAAGGGGAATTTAATTCAAGAATGAGCTATTTAATAGACAATATAAGCTATGCTATCAATACGATTATCTATGTAAATTTTATTATTGATATCGATGGAAGCATTCGAGATGTGTGGATAGCCAATACAATTCCTGAGAAATTGAGGAATGAAATAACCGATTTTTTTGAATCTATAAAAGGATGGAAACCCGCAGTGGAAATGAATAGAAAAATACCATACAAATACGATATTGCGCTGAATTTTTCCACAAGAGTAATCGATCAAGATTAG
- the mnmA gene encoding tRNA 2-thiouridine(34) synthase MnmA has product MQRVVVGLSGGVDSSVTAYLLKEQGYEVIGLFMKNWHDDSVTISNECPWLEDSNDAMIVAEKLGIPFQTVDLSEQYKERIVDYMFSEYEKGRTPNPDVLCNREIKFDVFMDIALSLGADYVATGHYCRKAEELIDGKQVYKLLAGKDNNKDQSYFLCQLSQEQLSKALFPIGELTKPEVREIAKEADLITADKKDSQGLCFIGKVRLPDFLQQKLQSKEGAIVQIPNEFEQYRRAIPEFENKEDELTYFSTKFSYTKEDGKVVGKHQGAHYFTKGQRKGLAVGGTKEPLFVIETDVDTNIIYTGEGKNHQGLYRSVLFVSNEELHWIREDLALEEGETMQVQARIRYRQPLEKATLYKVNNGIYVEFENPQSAIQEGQFVAWYQNEELLGSGVIS; this is encoded by the coding sequence ATGCAAAGAGTAGTAGTAGGACTTTCAGGTGGAGTAGACAGCAGTGTTACTGCCTATCTACTAAAAGAGCAAGGGTACGAGGTTATCGGGCTGTTTATGAAAAACTGGCACGACGACTCCGTAACCATTTCTAACGAATGTCCGTGGTTAGAAGACAGCAACGACGCCATGATTGTGGCAGAAAAATTGGGAATTCCTTTTCAAACAGTCGATTTAAGCGAACAATACAAAGAACGTATTGTCGACTATATGTTTAGCGAATACGAAAAAGGACGCACGCCCAATCCTGATGTATTGTGTAATCGTGAGATTAAGTTTGATGTGTTTATGGACATCGCATTGAGCTTAGGAGCCGACTATGTAGCTACTGGGCACTATTGTAGAAAAGCAGAAGAACTAATTGACGGAAAACAAGTATATAAATTACTCGCAGGAAAAGACAACAATAAAGACCAATCTTATTTCCTATGTCAGTTATCACAAGAACAATTGTCTAAAGCATTGTTTCCTATCGGAGAATTAACAAAGCCAGAAGTTCGTGAAATTGCAAAAGAAGCAGATTTAATTACCGCCGACAAAAAAGATAGCCAAGGACTGTGTTTTATAGGAAAAGTACGACTTCCCGATTTTTTACAACAAAAATTGCAGTCTAAAGAAGGCGCTATAGTTCAAATTCCAAACGAATTTGAGCAGTACCGTCGCGCAATTCCTGAATTTGAAAATAAAGAAGACGAACTTACATATTTCTCTACAAAATTTTCTTACACCAAAGAAGATGGAAAAGTAGTAGGAAAACACCAAGGAGCGCATTATTTTACCAAAGGTCAACGCAAAGGCTTAGCCGTTGGGGGTACCAAAGAACCCTTATTTGTAATTGAAACCGATGTAGATACCAACATTATTTACACGGGCGAAGGAAAAAATCACCAAGGATTGTATCGTAGTGTATTGTTCGTATCAAACGAAGAACTACATTGGATACGTGAAGACTTGGCTTTAGAAGAAGGAGAAACGATGCAAGTACAAGCTCGTATTCGTTACCGTCAACCCCTAGAAAAAGCTACGTTATATAAAGTAAACAACGGAATTTATGTAGAATTTGAAAATCCACAATCGGCTATTCAAGAAGGACAATTTGTGGCTTGGTATCAAAATGAAGAACTATTAGGTTCTGGTGTAATTTCATAA
- a CDS encoding toxin-antitoxin system YwqK family antitoxin — protein sequence MIHIKSIFSIALLISIFFITATQAQKINQFDTNGNRHGVWKKYYDAAKNKIRYSGEFKNGKEIGTFNFYESNSFGIPSMTKEFSAKSDSAFVRFFTPKGKVKTKGWMIGKKRVGKWTYYFSDGTLFSEEEYVDGKLHGVLKNYYRNGKLTEESTYKDGKKNGLSKIFTETGIMIEEVHYVNGQLQGEGKYYDLKGDLKEKGMYKNGKRDGKWEFYMDGEVVTGKRKRTVHAVPKD from the coding sequence ATGATACATATAAAAAGCATATTTTCAATCGCACTTTTAATATCTATATTTTTTATAACAGCTACTCAAGCACAAAAAATAAATCAGTTCGATACCAATGGAAACAGACATGGAGTTTGGAAAAAGTATTACGATGCTGCTAAGAATAAAATAAGATACTCAGGCGAATTTAAAAACGGAAAAGAGATAGGAACCTTTAATTTTTATGAATCCAATTCTTTCGGAATTCCTTCTATGACCAAAGAATTTTCTGCAAAATCAGACAGCGCTTTTGTACGTTTTTTTACGCCTAAAGGAAAAGTAAAAACAAAGGGATGGATGATAGGAAAAAAGCGCGTTGGGAAGTGGACCTACTATTTTTCTGATGGAACGCTTTTTTCAGAAGAAGAATATGTAGATGGTAAGCTACACGGAGTTCTTAAAAATTATTATAGAAATGGAAAACTAACCGAAGAGAGTACGTATAAAGACGGTAAAAAGAACGGACTTTCTAAGATTTTTACTGAAACAGGTATCATGATAGAAGAAGTACATTATGTTAACGGACAATTACAAGGAGAAGGAAAATACTACGATTTAAAAGGAGATTTGAAGGAAAAAGGAATGTATAAAAACGGTAAAAGAGACGGGAAATGGGAATTTTATATGGACGGAGAAGTCGTTACTGGCAAAAGAAAAAGAACTGTACATGCAGTTCCTAAAGACTAA
- a CDS encoding adenylosuccinate lyase → MSLDFLISVLENVDNPARVNRNNTANIVLAQPELIQYLVEITFDVDTKRSIKAAWVLEWICTHHGIEHVAPYLTVFTNNISNVHFDSAVRPCAKICEHIAVAYTSKSTNSIKKGLTEAAIELLIETGFDWLLTDQKIAVKAYTMHTLYLFGLQKDWVHPELEHLIRTKVIHESKGCKARGKKILGLIEKSKK, encoded by the coding sequence ATGAGTCTTGATTTTTTAATTTCTGTGTTAGAGAATGTTGATAATCCTGCTAGGGTAAACAGAAATAATACTGCAAATATTGTGTTGGCGCAACCTGAATTGATACAATATTTGGTCGAAATTACTTTTGATGTTGATACTAAACGCTCTATTAAAGCTGCTTGGGTGTTGGAGTGGATTTGCACTCATCATGGAATTGAACATGTTGCTCCTTATCTGACAGTTTTTACTAACAATATTTCAAATGTACATTTTGATAGCGCCGTAAGACCTTGTGCTAAAATTTGTGAGCATATAGCTGTTGCCTATACGTCAAAATCGACAAACAGCATAAAAAAGGGGCTTACAGAAGCTGCTATTGAGTTACTTATTGAAACTGGATTTGATTGGCTACTAACCGACCAAAAAATAGCAGTAAAGGCCTATACCATGCATACTTTATATTTATTCGGTTTACAAAAAGACTGGGTACACCCTGAATTGGAACATCTTATTCGTACTAAGGTGATTCATGAAAGTAAGGGGTGTAAAGCAAGAGGGAAGAAAATTTTAGGATTGATTGAGAAAAGCAAAAAATAA
- a CDS encoding endonuclease — protein sequence MKQKLLLILLIASLSVFSQVPSYYNDVNLNLSGTSLKNELATKIISTHTTNLSYTPGVWDALKQTDLDPTDPSKVLLIYGYSDTDGNYVTDRTRDKNANGGTAGTQWNREHVYPKSLGNPNLGTSGPGADAHHIRPADISFNSQRSSKKFANGSGNAGDVAGGWYPGDEWKGDVARMMMYMYLRYGNQCLPSNVGTGATMSSDSNMLALFIQWNVEDPVSDFEKQRNPILENLQGNRNPFIDNPAFATQIWGGAQAEDLFGNGGGGSSDTQAPTSPTSLTASNVTETSVSLTWNAATDNVGVTSYDVYNGAAKIATISTISYTVTGLTAATNYTFSVKAKDAAGNESNASNTVSVTTNTGSDGGTGTATDVFISEYVEGSSNNKAIEIANFTGTTVNLSGYSLKKAANGGGWTNTLTLSGQLATGNVYVIANSSASSTILNKADRTDTGVLSFNGNDAVGLFKGTTLIDLIGNPNSSATFAQDVTLQRKSSVASPNSSYTTAEWDVLSTDTFSGLGSHSVDGSSATPDTEAPTSPSNLTVANVTQTSADLSWNAATDNIAVTAYEVYQANTKIATVTSTSYSVTGLTAATNYTFSVKATDEAGNTSNASNIIGVTTKSVTATNTILSESYFEGSLDNWIDGGGDCALYSGSYSYEGNYSVRLRDNSGTASSMTSPSYDLTAYDSVEVTFYFYANSMENGEDFWVRYYNGSTWQTVATYASGSYFQNNYFYTATVVLQKANYNFAANSKFRFQCDASANADQVYIDQVTITGKTGTSAKGSELNTINRLQYMDATIQLFEEDFKMYPNPATGNVLHIQLQNEEKSKVAYTISSVIGQVIAKGELTEDYIEIGNLQPGFYLLEISNGEEKMVQKFVKK from the coding sequence ATGAAACAAAAACTACTCTTGATTTTATTGATAGCTTCTCTATCAGTTTTTTCACAAGTCCCTTCGTATTACAATGATGTAAACTTAAATTTGTCAGGTACCTCATTGAAAAATGAATTAGCTACCAAAATCATTAGCACACATACAACCAACCTATCGTACACTCCTGGTGTTTGGGATGCTTTAAAACAAACCGATTTAGACCCAACCGACCCTAGTAAAGTGCTATTAATTTATGGTTATAGTGATACTGACGGAAATTATGTTACCGACAGAACTAGAGATAAAAATGCAAATGGAGGTACAGCAGGTACCCAATGGAACAGAGAACACGTATATCCAAAATCTTTAGGAAATCCTAATTTAGGAACTTCTGGTCCTGGAGCCGATGCGCATCATATTAGACCCGCAGACATCTCTTTTAACTCTCAAAGAAGTAGTAAAAAGTTTGCCAACGGCTCTGGTAATGCTGGTGATGTAGCAGGTGGATGGTATCCAGGCGATGAATGGAAAGGTGATGTCGCACGTATGATGATGTACATGTACTTGCGTTATGGTAACCAATGCTTACCATCAAATGTAGGTACTGGTGCTACTATGTCTTCAGATTCTAACATGCTTGCGTTATTTATTCAATGGAATGTGGAAGATCCCGTATCTGATTTTGAAAAACAACGCAACCCTATTTTAGAGAATCTTCAAGGAAACCGTAATCCGTTTATCGACAATCCTGCATTCGCAACCCAAATTTGGGGAGGAGCTCAAGCAGAAGATTTATTTGGAAATGGTGGCGGTGGTAGTTCAGATACGCAAGCTCCTACTAGTCCTACAAGCTTAACTGCTTCAAATGTAACAGAAACTTCTGTTAGTTTAACTTGGAATGCAGCTACCGATAATGTGGGCGTTACAAGTTACGATGTATATAATGGTGCTGCTAAAATCGCTACAATTTCTACTATTTCATATACCGTTACTGGTTTAACCGCTGCCACAAATTATACGTTTTCAGTAAAAGCAAAAGATGCAGCAGGAAATGAATCGAACGCCAGCAATACTGTTTCAGTAACAACAAATACAGGTTCAGATGGAGGTACTGGTACAGCTACCGATGTATTTATTTCTGAATATGTAGAAGGTTCTTCAAATAATAAAGCTATTGAAATTGCTAATTTTACAGGAACTACTGTAAACTTGTCTGGATATTCATTAAAAAAAGCTGCCAATGGTGGTGGATGGACGAATACATTAACTTTAAGTGGTCAGCTAGCCACTGGTAATGTATATGTAATTGCCAATAGTAGCGCCTCTAGTACTATATTAAATAAAGCCGACAGAACAGATACTGGTGTACTTTCTTTTAATGGTAATGATGCAGTGGGATTATTTAAAGGAACTACGTTAATTGATTTAATTGGTAACCCTAATAGTTCAGCTACATTTGCTCAAGATGTTACTTTACAAAGAAAGTCTTCGGTTGCTTCTCCTAACAGTTCTTACACAACTGCTGAATGGGATGTTCTTTCTACAGACACGTTTAGTGGTTTAGGAAGCCATAGTGTCGACGGTTCGTCTGCAACTCCAGACACCGAAGCTCCGACTTCTCCGAGTAACTTAACAGTTGCTAACGTTACACAAACTTCTGCTGATTTATCATGGAACGCAGCTACCGACAACATAGCAGTAACTGCTTATGAGGTATACCAAGCAAATACCAAAATAGCAACCGTAACTAGCACAAGCTATTCAGTAACTGGTTTAACTGCTGCCACAAATTACACTTTTTCAGTAAAAGCAACAGACGAAGCCGGTAATACTTCTAACGCAAGCAACATAATTGGAGTTACTACGAAATCTGTTACTGCGACTAACACGATTTTATCAGAGTCGTATTTTGAAGGTAGTTTAGACAATTGGATTGATGGTGGTGGAGATTGTGCTTTATATTCTGGCTCATATTCTTATGAAGGTAATTATTCGGTACGTTTAAGAGATAATTCTGGTACTGCCTCTTCAATGACTTCTCCATCTTATGATTTAACTGCCTACGATAGTGTTGAAGTAACTTTCTATTTTTATGCAAATAGTATGGAAAATGGAGAAGATTTCTGGGTACGCTATTACAATGGTAGCACATGGCAAACTGTAGCTACTTATGCGAGTGGTTCTTATTTTCAAAACAATTATTTCTATACAGCAACAGTAGTACTGCAAAAAGCAAATTACAATTTTGCTGCCAATAGTAAATTCCGTTTTCAATGTGATGCTTCTGCCAACGCTGACCAAGTTTATATAGACCAAGTAACAATAACTGGTAAAACAGGCACTAGCGCTAAAGGAAGTGAGCTTAACACCATAAATCGTCTACAATATATGGATGCTACCATTCAGCTATTTGAAGAAGATTTTAAAATGTATCCTAACCCGGCAACAGGTAATGTGTTACATATTCAGCTACAAAATGAAGAAAAGAGTAAGGTAGCGTATACAATAAGCTCTGTAATAGGGCAAGTTATTGCTAAAGGTGAGTTAACAGAAGATTATATTGAGATTGGTAACTTGCAACCTGGCTTCTATTTATTAGAAATAAGTAATGGTGAAGAGAAAATGGTACAGAAATTTGTAAAAAAGTAA